Proteins encoded by one window of Massilia sp. NR 4-1:
- a CDS encoding helix-turn-helix domain-containing protein, which yields MFSTPMSELRPAVSASSSMEAGRQRQGRLWSNMKEVCELLHLPAISTLNAEELLFQHVQFKTGQRIHTIGQSFDTLYIVNSGFLKTVLIDEFGNEQVLSFPMKGDLLGVDGIHSRHYTSEAVALSDCDLILLPFKKLTALSRVHLELENMLYGVMSRELVREQAMIGMLGALSAEARVARFLVSLSERFAQMGYSSKLFNLRMTRHEIGSYLGLTLETVSRTLSAFNEIGMISVDQRTIGIKDADALRSLRRLPPSRTRGKSVQARLRANARAEPAAAELPAEPLLAAY from the coding sequence ATGTTCTCTACGCCCATGTCCGAGCTTCGCCCCGCCGTGTCGGCTTCATCGTCGATGGAAGCTGGCCGCCAGCGCCAAGGTCGGCTCTGGTCCAATATGAAGGAAGTCTGCGAGCTGCTGCATCTGCCCGCCATCAGCACGCTCAATGCGGAAGAGCTGCTGTTCCAGCATGTCCAATTCAAGACCGGACAGCGCATCCATACCATCGGCCAAAGCTTCGATACCCTGTACATCGTCAATTCGGGCTTCCTGAAAACCGTGCTCATCGATGAATTCGGCAATGAGCAAGTGCTGAGCTTCCCGATGAAGGGCGACCTGCTCGGCGTCGACGGCATCCACAGCCGCCACTACACCTCGGAGGCGGTGGCGCTGTCGGACTGCGACCTGATCCTGCTGCCCTTCAAGAAACTGACCGCGCTCAGCCGCGTGCACCTGGAACTGGAAAACATGCTGTACGGCGTGATGAGCCGCGAACTGGTGCGCGAGCAAGCCATGATCGGCATGCTGGGCGCGCTCAGCGCCGAGGCGCGCGTGGCGCGCTTCCTGGTGTCGCTGTCGGAACGCTTCGCCCAGATGGGCTATTCCAGCAAGCTGTTCAACCTGCGCATGACGCGCCATGAAATCGGCAGCTACCTGGGCCTGACCCTGGAAACGGTCAGCCGCACGCTGTCGGCCTTCAATGAAATCGGCATGATCAGCGTCGACCAGCGCACCATCGGCATCAAGGATGCCGACGCGCTGCGCTCGCTGCGCCGCCTGCCGCCCTCGCGCACGCGCGGCAAGAGCGTGCAGGCGCGCCTGCGCGCCAACGCACGCGCCGAACCGGCCGCCGCCGAACTGCCGGCCGAACCGCTGCTGGCCGCCTACTGA
- a CDS encoding response regulator transcription factor, with protein sequence MIRIVIADDHTIMREGLKRILDGAEDIEIVGEAIDGFEVLNRVRQGGFDLLLLDLSMPGRSGVDLIRQIRSEAPKLAILILTMHEEEQYAVRAIRAGAQGYLTKESAGTQLVGAIHKVASGRPYISTEVAEQLALNIMTPNESLLHKQLSDREFEVFSLLVAGKSITDIGNSLHLSVKTVSTHKTRIMQKMGMGSLSEMVQYAVAHRLLSPFGS encoded by the coding sequence ATGATCAGAATAGTCATCGCCGACGACCACACCATTATGCGCGAAGGCCTGAAGCGCATCCTCGACGGCGCCGAGGATATAGAAATCGTGGGCGAAGCCATCGACGGCTTCGAAGTGCTGAACCGCGTGCGCCAGGGCGGTTTCGACCTGCTGCTGCTGGATTTGTCGATGCCGGGCCGCAGCGGCGTCGACCTGATCCGCCAGATCCGCAGCGAAGCGCCCAAGCTGGCCATCCTCATCCTCACCATGCACGAGGAGGAGCAGTATGCGGTGCGCGCCATCCGCGCCGGCGCCCAGGGCTACCTGACCAAGGAGAGCGCCGGTACCCAGCTGGTGGGCGCCATCCACAAGGTCGCTTCGGGCCGGCCGTACATCAGCACCGAGGTCGCCGAGCAGCTCGCGCTCAACATCATGACGCCCAACGAGAGCCTGCTGCACAAGCAGTTGTCGGACCGCGAGTTCGAAGTGTTCTCGCTGCTGGTGGCCGGCAAGTCGATCACCGACATCGGCAACAGCCTGCACCTGAGCGTGAAAACCGTGAGCACGCACAAGACGCGCATCATGCAGAAGATGGGCATGGGTTCCTTGTCGGAGATGGTGCAGTATGCGGTGGCCCACCGCCTGCTCTCGCCGTTCGGCAGTTAA
- a CDS encoding universal stress protein — translation MYRKILITTDGSAVSRMTACAGVSFAQQMGAEALVLFVAPEYQYPIYVEIIPPSYPSEEEYRAAMERAGSEHVQPILDACAKKAVRAEGMTAFAESAALKIIDVAARHGCDLIFIGSHGRSGWGQLLLGSVTNKVLSHTRMPVLVHRLLKEPLPD, via the coding sequence ATGTACCGCAAGATCCTGATCACCACCGACGGCTCGGCCGTCTCCCGCATGACTGCCTGCGCCGGCGTCTCCTTCGCCCAGCAGATGGGCGCCGAGGCGCTGGTGCTGTTCGTGGCGCCCGAATACCAGTACCCGATCTATGTCGAGATCATTCCGCCCAGCTATCCCAGCGAGGAGGAATACCGCGCCGCGATGGAACGCGCCGGCAGCGAGCACGTGCAGCCCATCCTCGATGCCTGCGCCAAGAAGGCGGTGCGGGCCGAGGGCATGACCGCGTTCGCCGAGAGCGCCGCGCTGAAAATCATCGACGTGGCGGCGCGCCATGGCTGCGACCTGATCTTCATCGGCTCGCACGGGCGCAGCGGCTGGGGCCAGCTGCTGCTGGGCAGCGTCACCAACAAGGTGCTGTCGCATACGCGCATGCCGGTCCTGGTGCACCGCCTGCTCAAGGAACCGCTGCCCGACTAG
- a CDS encoding protein phosphatase CheZ has translation MTDAADDFDALFEEVSAQRATAAPAPAPAPAPAAAAEDDLESLFDEISSTRPPDAAAAAPVEPAPVAAAAAPAGEAEGHAADKPMFERLGGIVRLLHDSLRELGYDKALTEASTQIVDAQDRLEYVASLTEQAANKVLNTLDDGMPAQDVLSKKSKEMEDRWAELFAGKLSIDEFKTLAGDSRAFAQAVSEATEAEKARLLEIMMAQDFQDITGQLIKKVVVITKTVEAELAQLLRDNAPVEVREKIAQKEVSLMTGPSAPTVALSQDSVDDLLADLGF, from the coding sequence ATGACCGACGCCGCTGATGATTTCGACGCCTTATTTGAAGAAGTGTCCGCGCAACGCGCCACAGCCGCTCCTGCTCCGGCCCCGGCCCCGGCTCCCGCCGCAGCGGCTGAAGATGACCTGGAAAGCCTGTTTGACGAAATTTCCTCGACCCGACCGCCCGATGCCGCCGCTGCCGCGCCGGTTGAGCCGGCGCCGGTTGCCGCTGCGGCCGCGCCCGCCGGTGAGGCCGAGGGCCACGCGGCCGACAAGCCGATGTTCGAGCGCCTGGGCGGCATCGTGCGCCTGCTGCACGATTCGCTGCGCGAGCTGGGCTACGACAAGGCCTTGACCGAAGCGTCGACCCAGATCGTCGACGCCCAGGACCGCCTGGAATACGTGGCCAGCCTGACCGAGCAGGCCGCCAACAAGGTGCTCAACACCCTGGACGACGGCATGCCGGCCCAGGACGTGCTGTCGAAAAAATCCAAGGAAATGGAAGACCGCTGGGCCGAGCTGTTCGCCGGCAAACTCAGCATCGATGAATTCAAAACCCTGGCAGGCGACTCGCGCGCTTTTGCCCAGGCCGTATCCGAAGCCACCGAGGCGGAAAAAGCCCGTCTGCTGGAAATCATGATGGCCCAGGACTTCCAGGACATCACCGGCCAGCTGATCAAGAAAGTCGTGGTCATCACCAAGACGGTGGAAGCGGAACTGGCCCAGCTGCTGCGCGACAATGCGCCGGTAGAGGTGCGCGAGAAGATTGCGCAAAAAGAGGTGTCCCTGATGACAGGCCCGTCGGCTCCGACGGTGGCCCTGAGCCAGGACAGTGTCGATGATCTGCTTGCCGATCTGGGATTCTAA
- a CDS encoding chemotaxis protein CheA, whose product MDDMLKEFVVEAMDLAVNVEEHLLRLERDPDNKETLNAVFRSFHTIKGGAGFMNLGALVSACHLTENLFDALRTGAAPVTPLSIEAALQASGFVADQLAELNNGAAPESLGGMPGDLEAILKDAIEGKSEAPAKAAAPAAAPAPVAAAAPAPAAAPAAAPAATASADGLDWEGMYEAVMPPGSYTRSAAPAAAAPVAVEAPAPAAAEAAAPAVAAAIAKREGPAREESKPHAPPAKEESIRIDAVKLDALLEVAGESVQAANQAAVLLERLQQFKFEGQAASLMSALTETLERASRYSTELQRATLATRMQPVGRLFQKFPRLVRELAKDLGKEVELTIEGAETEVDRVVVDSLYDPLVHMLRNALDHGVEAPDVRLAAGKPAKAFISLKAWQEANSVMIVLQDDGKGMDPVGLRKKAAEKGLISPTANLSDEESYQLVFLPGFSTKEVASSVSGRGVGMDVVKTAVEKNRGAIHIDSALGKGTKFAIRLPIELSIVPTMLVSTSGALLALPMAVVQRVVELPETFMEVGGAPVLKDQGRPLPVRSLAGALGYELGSERVGIVVNSPQPYILAVEAVDGTADLVIKPMTALAVEGITGTARSAEGELVLVVGLSFLMDGCRGSVRMAA is encoded by the coding sequence ATGGACGATATGCTGAAGGAGTTCGTCGTTGAGGCGATGGACTTGGCAGTCAACGTCGAGGAGCACCTGCTGCGCCTCGAACGTGACCCTGACAATAAAGAAACACTGAACGCGGTTTTCCGCTCCTTCCACACGATTAAGGGCGGCGCCGGTTTCATGAACCTGGGCGCGCTGGTGTCGGCCTGCCACCTGACCGAGAACCTGTTCGACGCGCTGCGCACCGGCGCCGCGCCGGTGACGCCGCTGTCGATCGAGGCGGCGCTGCAAGCGTCCGGCTTCGTGGCCGACCAGCTGGCCGAACTGAATAACGGCGCCGCGCCGGAAAGCCTGGGCGGCATGCCGGGCGACCTGGAAGCGATCCTGAAGGACGCCATCGAAGGCAAGAGCGAAGCGCCGGCCAAGGCCGCCGCGCCGGCAGCGGCGCCGGCGCCAGTGGCGGCCGCCGCTCCGGCGCCCGCCGCCGCACCTGCGGCCGCGCCCGCCGCAACGGCATCGGCCGACGGCCTGGACTGGGAAGGCATGTACGAGGCGGTGATGCCGCCCGGCAGCTATACCCGCTCCGCCGCGCCGGCCGCCGCCGCGCCCGTGGCGGTCGAAGCGCCCGCGCCGGCCGCCGCCGAAGCCGCCGCCCCGGCCGTTGCCGCCGCCATCGCCAAGCGCGAAGGCCCGGCCCGCGAAGAAAGCAAGCCGCACGCGCCGCCGGCCAAGGAAGAAAGCATCCGTATCGACGCCGTCAAGCTCGACGCCCTGCTGGAAGTGGCCGGCGAATCGGTGCAGGCCGCCAACCAGGCCGCCGTGCTGCTGGAACGCCTGCAGCAGTTCAAGTTCGAAGGCCAGGCGGCGTCCCTGATGTCGGCCCTGACCGAGACTCTGGAACGTGCCTCGCGCTACTCCACCGAACTGCAGCGCGCCACCCTGGCCACCCGCATGCAGCCGGTCGGCCGCCTGTTCCAGAAATTCCCGCGCCTGGTGCGCGAGCTGGCGAAAGACCTGGGCAAGGAAGTCGAACTGACCATCGAAGGCGCGGAGACCGAAGTCGACCGCGTGGTGGTGGACAGCCTGTACGACCCGCTGGTGCACATGCTGCGCAATGCGCTCGACCACGGCGTCGAGGCGCCGGACGTGCGCCTGGCCGCCGGCAAGCCGGCCAAGGCCTTCATCTCGCTCAAAGCCTGGCAGGAAGCGAATAGCGTCATGATCGTGCTGCAGGACGACGGCAAGGGCATGGACCCGGTCGGCCTGCGCAAGAAGGCGGCCGAAAAAGGCCTGATCTCGCCGACCGCCAACCTGAGCGACGAAGAATCCTACCAGCTGGTCTTCCTGCCCGGCTTCTCGACCAAGGAAGTGGCGTCCTCCGTGTCCGGCCGCGGCGTCGGCATGGACGTGGTGAAGACCGCCGTCGAGAAAAACCGCGGCGCCATCCACATCGACTCGGCGCTGGGCAAGGGCACCAAGTTCGCCATCCGCCTGCCGATCGAGCTGTCGATCGTGCCGACCATGCTGGTCTCGACCTCGGGCGCCTTGCTGGCGCTGCCGATGGCCGTGGTGCAGCGCGTGGTCGAACTGCCGGAAACCTTCATGGAAGTGGGCGGTGCCCCGGTGCTCAAAGACCAGGGCCGTCCGCTGCCGGTGCGTTCGCTGGCCGGCGCCCTGGGCTACGAACTCGGTTCCGAGCGCGTCGGCATCGTGGTCAATTCGCCGCAGCCTTACATCCTGGCCGTGGAAGCCGTGGACGGCACCGCCGACCTCGTGATCAAGCCGATGACCGCGCTGGCGGTGGAAGGCATTACCGGTACTGCGCGCTCGGCCGAAGGCGAGCTGGTGCTAGTGGTCGGCCTATCCTTCCTGATGGACGGTTGCAGGGGAAGTGTACGCATGGCGGCATAA
- the leuC gene encoding 3-isopropylmalate dehydratase large subunit: protein MKTLYDKLWESHVVRTEDDGTAILYIDRHLVHEVTSPQAFDGLRAANRQPWRLSANLAVADHNVPTTDRSHGIADPVSRLQVETLDKNTQAFGLTYFNMNDKRQGIVHVIGPEQGATLPGMTVVCGDSHTSTHGAFGALAHGIGTSEVEHVLATQTLLAKKSKAMLVQVDGALPAGVTAKDIVLAVIGKIGTAGGTGYAIEFAGSAIRSLSMEGRMTVCNMAIEAGARAGMVAVDEITIDYVKGRPFSPVGPHWERAVEYWRTLHSDAGAKFDLVVTLNAAEIKPQVTWGTSPEMVVAVDGRVPDPDQEKDSVKRDAMEKALVYMDLKPNTAIEDIRIDKVFIGSCTNSRIEDLRAAAAVVRGKQRASNVKLALVVPGSGLVKEQAEREGLDSIFKAAGFEWREPGCSMCLAMNADRLDPGERCASTSNRNFEGRQGQGGRTHLVSPAMAAAAGIAGHFVDVRALR from the coding sequence ATGAAGACGCTTTACGACAAACTCTGGGAATCCCATGTGGTGCGTACCGAAGACGACGGCACCGCCATCCTCTACATCGACCGCCACCTCGTGCACGAAGTGACCAGCCCGCAGGCATTCGACGGCCTGCGCGCCGCCAACCGCCAGCCATGGCGGCTGTCCGCCAACCTGGCCGTGGCCGACCACAATGTGCCGACCACCGACCGTTCGCACGGCATCGCCGATCCCGTTTCGCGCCTGCAGGTCGAAACGCTGGACAAGAACACCCAGGCTTTCGGCCTGACCTACTTCAATATGAACGACAAGCGCCAGGGCATCGTGCACGTGATCGGTCCGGAGCAGGGCGCGACCCTGCCCGGCATGACCGTGGTATGCGGCGACTCGCATACGTCGACCCACGGCGCTTTCGGCGCGCTGGCGCACGGCATCGGCACCTCCGAAGTGGAGCACGTGCTGGCGACGCAAACCCTGCTGGCCAAGAAATCCAAGGCCATGCTGGTGCAGGTGGACGGCGCGCTGCCGGCCGGCGTGACCGCCAAGGACATCGTGCTGGCCGTGATCGGCAAGATCGGCACCGCCGGCGGCACCGGCTACGCCATCGAGTTCGCCGGTTCGGCCATCCGCTCGCTGTCGATGGAAGGCCGCATGACCGTCTGCAATATGGCCATCGAAGCGGGCGCGCGCGCCGGCATGGTGGCCGTCGACGAGATCACCATCGACTACGTGAAAGGCCGTCCTTTCTCGCCGGTGGGGCCGCACTGGGAACGTGCCGTCGAATACTGGCGCACCCTGCATTCCGACGCCGGCGCCAAATTCGACCTGGTCGTGACCTTGAACGCGGCCGAGATCAAGCCCCAGGTGACCTGGGGCACCTCGCCGGAAATGGTGGTGGCGGTCGATGGCCGCGTGCCCGATCCCGACCAGGAAAAAGACAGCGTCAAGCGCGACGCCATGGAAAAAGCCCTGGTGTATATGGACTTGAAACCGAATACGGCGATCGAGGACATCCGCATCGACAAGGTCTTCATCGGCTCCTGCACCAACTCGCGCATCGAGGACTTGCGCGCCGCCGCCGCCGTGGTGCGCGGCAAGCAGCGTGCCTCGAACGTGAAGCTGGCGCTGGTGGTGCCGGGCTCCGGCCTGGTGAAAGAGCAGGCCGAACGCGAAGGCCTGGACAGCATCTTCAAGGCCGCCGGCTTTGAATGGCGCGAGCCGGGCTGCTCGATGTGCCTGGCGATGAATGCCGACCGCCTCGATCCGGGCGAGCGCTGCGCCTCCACCTCCAACCGTAATTTCGAAGGCCGTCAGGGCCAAGGCGGACGCACCCACCTGGTGTCGCCCGCCATGGCGGCCGCAGCCGGTATCGCCGGCCATTTTGTCGACGTGCGCGCCCTGCGCTGA
- a CDS encoding entericidin A/B family lipoprotein has translation MKTLFAIAITALFLSGCNTVAGIGKDVQKVGQAVEGAGKK, from the coding sequence ATGAAAACCCTATTCGCCATCGCCATCACCGCCCTGTTCCTAAGCGGCTGCAACACCGTCGCCGGCATCGGCAAGGATGTGCAAAAGGTCGGCCAGGCCGTTGAAGGCGCCGGCAAAAAATAA